A stretch of Lathyrus oleraceus cultivar Zhongwan6 chromosome 6, CAAS_Psat_ZW6_1.0, whole genome shotgun sequence DNA encodes these proteins:
- the LOC127095361 gene encoding uncharacterized protein LOC127095361, which yields MQQWNGGLHPQGVPQVATGGSFLDFFRMNPPEFHGGLNSVKVQEWITDMERIFLIVHCSEENKVVFDSHMMKGPVVICSLRTQKEFEFQQIRKSTMSVAAYAEKFEDMATYSRQAAYAPDEWWKIDQFLFGLRGEISHSVSQREFTSYAEFLRQHYVAENSLKKVQEERDLYKSGQRDQGRPGSQFRPRSQAFKGKQVQHARPNQPPQCQVCKKYHFGKCTVSGIRCFTCHKEGHMSRECPQNKNQM from the exons ATGCAGCAGTGGAATGGTGGTTTGCATCCTCAAGGAGTTCCACAGGTAGCTACAGGTGGTAGTTTTCTAGATTTCTTCCGCATGAATCCTCCGGAATTCCATGGTGGGCTGAATTCCGTGAAGGTTCAGGAGTGGATAACCGACATGGAAAGGATTTTTCTGATAGTGCATTGTAGTGAAGAAAATAAGGTTGTATTTGATTCTCACATGATGAAGGGTCCAGTTGTGATATG TTCTTTGAGGACTCAGAAAGAGTTTGAGTTTCAACAGATCAGGAAGAGTACTATGTCAGTAGCTGCGTATGCTGAGAAGTTCGAAGATATGGCTACTTATTCTAGACAAGCTGCATACGCACCAGATGAGTGGTGGAAGATTGATCAGTTTCTTTTTGGTCTGAGGGGTGAAATTTCTCATAGTGTTTCTCAAAGGGAATTCACTTCTTATGCTGAATTCTTGAGGCAACATTATGTGGCTGAGAACAGTTTGAAGAAAGTTCAAGAAGAAAGGGATTTGTACAAGAGTGGGCAGAGAGACCAAGGAAGGCCAGGAAGCCAGTTTAGGCCTAGATCTCAGGCTTTCAAGGGAAAACAGGTGCAACATGCAAGACCTAACCAACCACCTCAATGTCAAGTGTGTAAGAAGTATCATTTTGGAAAATGTACTGTAAGTGGAATTAGGTGTTTTACATGTCATAAGGAGGGACACATGTCTAGGGAATGTCCTCAGAATAAGAATCAGATGTAG
- the LOC127095362 gene encoding uncharacterized protein LOC127095362, whose protein sequence is MDDVVETPLICENCSLLGNGRIFQIDLISLPLKKVDVVSGMDWLSANSVFIGCEEKLIIIPSSEATPKDVLTTILEGTVGMVNFLFENEKSVLLVLTKEPSHNLSVTQIPAVCEFLEVFPEDVTSLPP, encoded by the coding sequence ATGGATGATGTGGTTGAGACACCGTTAATTTGTGAAAATTGTTCGCTCTTGGGGAATGGTAGAATTTTCCAGATTGATCTTATTTCTTTACCACTTAAGAAGGTTGATGTGGTTTCGGGGATGGATTGGCTTTCCGCCAACTCGGTGTTTATTGGTTGTGAAGAGAAGTTGATTATCATTCCATCTAGTGAAGCTACTCCAAAGGATGTGCTAACTACTATCTTGGAAGGTACAGTTGGCATGGTTAATTTCTTATTTGAGAATGAAAAGTCAGTTCTCTTGGTTCTTACCAAGGAGCCTAGCCATAATCTGAGTGTTACACAAATCCCTGCTGTTTGTGAATTCCTGGAAGTTTTTCCTGAGGATGTTACCTCTCTTCCTCCTTAA